A single Candidatus Neomarinimicrobiota bacterium DNA region contains:
- a CDS encoding transglutaminase-like domain-containing protein, protein MQKIFPWLITVSICLMVVLNMCSTQVIPEHQMTTPEQIQTLIKTGEFTAATESIEHYLQQPALSETDRRALLFDIERMQRIRKDFGATEQSVVEFIREYYPDVTQADLLRWESARSIEVRLIDGQKHYFDRAARNLFRIDPEMKQIWSAAHPDKQITSGSGTKLDLDVHNAAVIQAATLSQTQYVEPKRIRIKQSVEVNANAVPPGEIIKCWIPYPRHIAGRQERIKFIGSMPNQHTLAPENALQRTIFMEKTAIADATTLFTVEYELTTHGVHQTIDPDSVTALKPGNVLQTYLQEKAPHIVFTPELRKLSRSIVGDEQNPYRVAQLLFAWIDEHTPWASAREYSTIKCIPEYAFENGHGDCGIQTLLFMTLCRMNGIPTRWQSGWELQPPDDSMHDWGMIYFEPYGWVPMDITYGLRKSDDSILKWFYLSGMDSYRIIFNDGYGESFFPNKTHFRSETVDSQRGEVEWAGDNLYFDQWSWNFDWEILE, encoded by the coding sequence ATGCAGAAAATATTTCCATGGTTAATAACTGTAAGTATCTGTTTGATGGTAGTGCTTAATATGTGCAGTACTCAGGTTATACCCGAGCATCAAATGACTACACCAGAGCAGATCCAGACCTTGATCAAAACAGGTGAATTTACTGCAGCAACTGAGTCCATCGAGCATTATCTGCAACAGCCAGCCCTGTCTGAGACAGACCGCAGAGCACTCCTGTTCGACATTGAGCGCATGCAGCGGATCCGCAAAGATTTTGGTGCTACCGAGCAGTCTGTCGTAGAGTTTATTCGCGAGTATTATCCTGATGTCACCCAGGCCGATCTGCTCCGTTGGGAATCCGCAAGATCAATTGAGGTCAGGTTGATCGATGGACAAAAGCATTATTTCGACCGAGCCGCCCGCAATCTTTTTCGAATCGATCCCGAGATGAAACAAATCTGGAGCGCTGCTCATCCTGATAAACAGATCACATCCGGTTCAGGTACAAAATTGGATCTGGATGTTCATAATGCGGCGGTAATCCAGGCGGCAACCCTTTCTCAAACGCAATATGTTGAACCCAAGCGTATCCGGATCAAACAAAGCGTGGAAGTAAATGCCAACGCAGTCCCCCCCGGTGAGATCATTAAATGCTGGATACCTTATCCGCGTCACATTGCCGGACGCCAGGAACGGATCAAGTTCATAGGAAGCATGCCCAACCAACATACCCTGGCTCCTGAAAATGCGCTTCAGCGAACCATCTTCATGGAAAAGACCGCCATAGCTGATGCAACCACTCTTTTCACTGTTGAATATGAGCTCACTACCCATGGAGTCCATCAAACTATCGATCCAGACTCTGTCACAGCCTTAAAACCAGGTAATGTGCTGCAGACCTACTTACAAGAGAAAGCACCTCATATTGTATTTACTCCTGAATTGCGAAAACTTTCCCGAAGCATCGTTGGTGACGAGCAAAACCCTTATCGTGTGGCTCAGTTACTCTTTGCCTGGATCGATGAACATACACCATGGGCTTCTGCCAGAGAATATTCCACCATTAAATGTATTCCTGAATACGCCTTTGAGAATGGTCACGGAGACTGCGGAATCCAGACCCTGCTCTTCATGACACTCTGTCGTATGAATGGCATTCCCACTCGCTGGCAATCAGGCTGGGAATTGCAACCACCTGACGACAGCATGCACGACTGGGGCATGATTTACTTCGAGCCCTATGGGTGGGTACCCATGGATATAACCTATGGATTACGAAAAAGTGACGACTCTATTTTAAAATGGTTTTATCTAAGTGGTATGGATAGCTACCGAATAATCTTTAATGATGGTTATGGCGAATCCTTTTTCCCAAATAAAACTCATTTTAGGTCAGAAACAGTCGATAGTCAAAGGGGTGAAGTAGAGTGGGCCGGCGATAACCTTTATTTTGACCAATGGAGCTGGAATTTCGACTGGGAGATCCTTGAATAA
- a CDS encoding PAS domain S-box protein, producing MSKTKVLVVEDERLIAENSAIILNRLGYEVGRICSNTKAAQIEIQNNRPDIVLVDILLHGEDDGIAFADSLRHEHDIPFVFVTATSDKTILERAKVTSPYGYIIKPFNEKDLHSNIEMALYKFNTETKIEHLNQMLYTLNDIGHMGDKAVNETDYLNKLCQILTRFPAFQFSWAGLIDSDINLNYETSASQLDLPEGIHPLLSDGTLSRCVRLALENSKVSVAHYPDEACGTCIMKKHFTGKPIINVRIACEDHIYGVLSTVVLPSLASNAEFLRLFAELAHKVGSKFHALATKIQVGQARLALARSEERFQRLTEIAQDMIMVHDLDGRISYFNPSCIGLLGYSVEDIAGKSIESFIAPRSLPEMDERVKERLRGNHETLRYEIFLVSKAGEEIPLEISANPIVEQGKITSFLLIGRDMRERKQQIAQLQQLSRVVEQSPTAILITDPDGLITYINPKFVTMTGYTLDDVVGKFPTLLQTDHDSADFIRELKATTKRGDIWRGEYETQRRNQEKFWVNVTVSGLLSEEGLSSFIAIIEDISEKKQAELELEHSKQSYVGIFNSTSDAIFLLDEEGKFIDVNNGAVEMYGYEREYFKGKTPADLSADGYNDLNELRAANRRAFNGKPQRFEFWGKRKNGKFFPKDVQVNKVHYFGKEILLVTARDISDRKKAEEELHEVAQKAERSEEVKGYFLANMSHEIRTPLTSIVGYIDLIFNRIKRHLSEQDMEYFDIIHRNSDRLTRTVHSIIDLSQIEAGVTTLEMDAIDLTAVVNNIYIDQKVAAHNKQIKFIYHKPAESFWISGDKNILTGAISNLVDNAINYTNEGQVDLFLTAENKNNYLLEIRDTGIGIAEDAIKSIFDSFSQESMGYTKDYQGLGLGLTIAKKNFELHDLRIEVESEKGRGSSFFVRFPVRDADDSVIVPEPAPEIPEIQHSNEVTNTEIETKVEHTRENILIVEDDENAQRLFGLFLKDHYVVYFASTVAQGRDRLNSTPIDLVVTDLSLIGGEDGLALVRWVRKQERFNKMPVIALTAHAFVSDRGKCMDAGCNDFITKPIFRAQLLEIIQQNMVI from the coding sequence ATGAGTAAGACAAAAGTCCTGGTTGTTGAAGACGAACGCCTCATAGCCGAAAACAGCGCTATTATCCTGAATAGACTGGGCTATGAAGTTGGAAGAATCTGTTCCAATACAAAAGCTGCTCAAATTGAGATCCAGAACAATCGTCCAGATATTGTACTGGTGGATATCCTGTTGCACGGAGAGGACGATGGGATCGCCTTTGCAGATAGTCTGCGACACGAACACGATATCCCCTTTGTGTTCGTAACCGCCACTTCAGATAAAACCATTCTTGAACGGGCAAAAGTAACATCGCCCTATGGCTACATCATCAAACCATTCAATGAGAAGGATCTTCATTCCAACATTGAAATGGCTCTTTATAAATTCAATACTGAAACCAAAATAGAGCATCTCAACCAAATGCTCTATACCTTAAATGATATCGGTCATATGGGTGACAAGGCAGTTAATGAAACTGACTATCTCAATAAGCTCTGCCAAATATTGACCCGCTTTCCAGCCTTCCAATTCTCCTGGGCAGGTCTCATTGACAGTGACATCAATCTTAACTACGAGACTTCAGCCAGTCAACTGGATCTTCCTGAAGGAATTCACCCACTTCTATCAGATGGTACTTTGTCCCGGTGTGTTCGTCTCGCTTTGGAAAATTCAAAAGTTTCAGTTGCCCACTATCCTGACGAGGCTTGTGGCACTTGTATCATGAAAAAACATTTCACAGGCAAACCAATTATCAATGTACGCATTGCTTGTGAAGATCACATATATGGAGTTCTTTCAACAGTCGTTTTACCTTCCCTGGCATCAAATGCAGAGTTTCTCCGTCTTTTTGCTGAACTGGCCCATAAGGTCGGCAGCAAATTTCATGCTTTAGCCACCAAAATACAAGTTGGGCAAGCCCGTCTGGCACTGGCGCGAAGTGAAGAGCGTTTTCAACGGTTAACCGAGATCGCACAGGATATGATCATGGTTCATGATCTTGATGGGAGGATCAGCTATTTCAATCCATCATGCATTGGGTTACTGGGTTACTCTGTCGAGGATATCGCTGGAAAAAGTATAGAAAGCTTCATTGCTCCTCGTTCGCTGCCAGAAATGGATGAGCGTGTCAAGGAACGGCTAAGAGGAAATCATGAGACACTTCGCTATGAAATATTTCTTGTATCAAAAGCTGGTGAAGAGATTCCCCTGGAGATCAGCGCTAACCCAATTGTGGAACAGGGAAAGATCACCAGTTTTCTGCTAATTGGGCGTGATATGCGTGAACGAAAACAACAGATCGCCCAACTTCAACAATTGTCTAGAGTGGTTGAACAGAGTCCAACAGCAATTCTCATTACCGATCCCGATGGACTGATCACCTATATAAACCCAAAATTTGTAACCATGACCGGGTACACTCTGGATGATGTTGTGGGTAAGTTTCCAACCTTGTTGCAGACTGATCATGATTCTGCTGATTTTATCAGGGAACTGAAGGCAACGACCAAACGGGGAGATATCTGGCGTGGGGAATATGAGACCCAACGCAGAAACCAGGAAAAGTTTTGGGTGAATGTCACGGTCTCTGGTCTTTTGAGCGAGGAAGGCCTCTCCAGTTTCATCGCAATCATCGAAGATATTAGCGAAAAGAAACAAGCTGAGCTGGAGTTAGAGCACTCCAAACAAAGCTATGTAGGCATTTTTAACTCTACCAGTGATGCTATCTTCCTGTTGGATGAAGAAGGCAAATTTATAGATGTAAACAACGGTGCGGTTGAAATGTATGGGTATGAACGCGAATACTTCAAGGGAAAGACCCCGGCAGATCTCTCTGCTGATGGTTACAACGATCTCAACGAGCTCAGAGCCGCCAACAGAAGAGCTTTTAATGGGAAGCCTCAAAGATTTGAATTCTGGGGTAAACGCAAGAATGGAAAGTTTTTTCCAAAAGATGTTCAGGTCAATAAAGTACATTATTTTGGGAAAGAGATCTTACTGGTTACAGCACGAGATATCAGTGATCGAAAAAAGGCCGAAGAAGAGCTTCATGAAGTAGCCCAAAAAGCTGAGAGATCAGAGGAAGTAAAGGGTTACTTCCTGGCCAATATGTCCCATGAGATCAGAACGCCTCTAACCTCCATCGTGGGCTATATCGATCTTATTTTCAATCGAATCAAACGTCATCTTTCAGAACAGGATATGGAATATTTTGACATTATCCACCGTAATAGTGATCGGCTGACCAGAACGGTCCACTCCATAATCGATCTCAGTCAAATAGAGGCAGGGGTCACCACCCTGGAAATGGATGCAATTGACCTGACAGCAGTTGTAAATAATATTTACATCGATCAAAAAGTAGCTGCTCATAATAAACAGATCAAATTCATTTACCATAAACCAGCTGAATCTTTTTGGATCTCAGGGGATAAAAATATACTTACTGGAGCTATTTCAAATCTGGTGGACAATGCCATCAATTACACGAATGAAGGGCAAGTGGATCTCTTCCTGACAGCAGAAAATAAAAACAATTATTTATTGGAAATACGAGATACCGGTATTGGTATTGCCGAAGATGCTATCAAGAGTATTTTTGACAGTTTCAGCCAGGAAAGTATGGGTTATACGAAAGACTATCAGGGACTGGGGCTCGGTCTGACCATAGCAAAAAAGAATTTTGAACTGCATGATCTGAGGATCGAAGTTGAGAGTGAGAAAGGACGGGGTTCATCCTTTTTTGTTCGATTCCCGGTAAGAGATGCTGATGATTCAGTTATAGTTCCCGAACCAGCACCTGAAATTCCTGAAATTCAACATTCCAATGAAGTGACCAATACTGAGATTGAGACTAAAGTTGAACATACCAGAGAGAATATCCTGATCGTGGAAGATGATGAAAATGCTCAACGGCTTTTTGGCTTATTCTTAAAAGATCACTATGTTGTATACTTCGCTTCCACCGTCGCCCAAGGTCGTGATCGACTGAATTCGACCCCCATTGATCTGGTGGTTACTGACCTCTCATTGATCGGGGGTGAAGATGGTTTAGCCTTGGTACGATGGGTGCGAAAACAGGAGCGCTTTAATAAAATGCCGGTGATCGCTTTAACTGCTCATGCATTCGTATCTGACCGTGGTAAATGTATGGATGCCGGTTGTAATGATTTTATAACTAAACCCATCTTTCGAGCGCAGCTATTGGAGATCATCCAGCAGAACATGGTTATTTGA
- a CDS encoding diguanylate cyclase, producing the protein MRPQSNPVYLLILLAISILIMNCGGSEKFSASDGVIDLRNFSFDQQIGLDGEWRFVWNNPLPEGLTENYIKIEVPDSWNGYRYAGQKLSGSGAGSYSLTVLLPESPAHYALELPTVGTAYNLFVNEQLVGSIGIYSTDTALASPTYEPRVFDLGEQANLIQLRIDVSNYHHRLGGLWESVIFGKVTEVQRHRESRLGRELLIFGAIFVMGIYHLGIFSLRTRDRSALYFGLFCLIIALRTLTTGEIFLHQLWPLLPWQFLVKIEYLSYYSGIAIFILFIRVQFPDEIGKLATQIIAGISAAFVLLVLVTQVLTFSFSLVYFQPFSLLTIGYVIYGLTLAFLRGEEGSGMILIGFMAIVFTFLNDMLYVSNVIQTGHLISFGILIFILTQAFLISIRFSKAFNTIDTQRIKLEQTNTAFEAEIEVRRAAEQEVLQHRDHLGELVKERTEELQIANERLKELSRIDGLTGIANRRRMDEELDREWKRMLREKRPLSVVLSDIDHFKLFNDTYGHQQGDDCLVQVANAIQDSVNRPGDLAARYGGEEFCLVLPETGIEGASQIAELVRQNVRNLNIEHKSSKMASVVTLSLGVATLVPDRDSNPNLLLQAADRALYQAKGNGRDRVERNLEE; encoded by the coding sequence ATGAGACCACAATCAAATCCTGTTTACCTATTGATTTTGCTAGCCATCAGCATACTGATTATGAATTGTGGAGGATCGGAAAAGTTCTCTGCCAGCGATGGTGTCATAGATCTGAGGAATTTCAGCTTTGATCAACAGATAGGGCTTGATGGTGAGTGGCGGTTTGTTTGGAATAACCCGCTCCCAGAAGGGTTAACTGAGAATTATATCAAGATCGAAGTGCCTGATTCCTGGAATGGCTATCGTTATGCTGGACAAAAACTTTCAGGGTCTGGCGCAGGATCCTATTCTTTAACTGTCCTGTTGCCTGAGTCTCCAGCCCATTACGCTCTTGAACTCCCCACAGTAGGAACAGCCTATAATCTTTTTGTGAATGAGCAGTTGGTAGGTAGTATTGGGATCTATTCCACCGATACTGCTCTGGCCAGCCCAACCTATGAACCTCGAGTCTTTGACCTGGGGGAACAGGCAAACCTGATCCAACTGAGAATAGATGTGTCTAATTATCATCATCGATTAGGTGGACTTTGGGAATCAGTGATTTTTGGCAAAGTAACCGAAGTTCAGCGACACAGGGAAAGCCGATTGGGGCGCGAACTGTTGATCTTTGGTGCTATTTTTGTGATGGGAATCTATCACCTCGGCATTTTCTCTCTGCGTACTCGCGACAGATCCGCTTTATACTTTGGCTTGTTTTGTCTGATAATCGCATTGAGAACATTGACAACTGGAGAGATCTTTCTGCATCAGCTCTGGCCATTATTACCCTGGCAGTTTCTGGTAAAAATCGAATACCTCAGTTATTATTCAGGGATCGCAATATTCATTCTATTCATCAGAGTGCAATTCCCAGATGAGATCGGCAAGCTGGCTACCCAAATTATCGCTGGGATATCGGCCGCTTTTGTACTTTTAGTTCTGGTCACACAAGTACTGACCTTCTCTTTTTCCCTGGTCTATTTTCAGCCATTCAGCCTGCTCACAATCGGCTATGTGATTTATGGCCTGACCTTGGCATTCTTAAGAGGAGAAGAGGGCTCAGGGATGATCCTCATTGGATTCATGGCGATCGTGTTCACATTCCTTAATGATATGCTTTATGTCAGCAATGTAATCCAGACGGGACATCTGATCTCTTTTGGCATTCTGATCTTTATTCTCACTCAGGCTTTTTTAATATCGATCCGTTTTTCAAAAGCCTTTAATACCATTGATACCCAGCGCATCAAACTGGAGCAAACCAATACAGCATTCGAAGCAGAAATTGAGGTTCGTAGAGCCGCAGAACAGGAAGTGCTTCAACATCGGGATCACTTGGGGGAACTGGTCAAAGAACGTACTGAGGAACTCCAGATCGCCAATGAGCGACTCAAAGAACTATCGCGAATAGATGGTCTTACGGGTATTGCAAATCGTCGACGAATGGATGAAGAGCTTGATCGTGAATGGAAGCGCATGCTGCGCGAAAAAAGACCGCTTAGTGTCGTACTTAGTGATATAGACCACTTCAAACTGTTCAATGATACCTATGGTCATCAACAGGGTGATGATTGTCTGGTCCAGGTCGCCAATGCCATTCAAGACTCGGTGAATCGACCTGGTGATCTAGCTGCTCGTTATGGGGGCGAAGAATTTTGCCTGGTACTGCCTGAAACAGGAATTGAAGGAGCCAGTCAGATCGCTGAACTCGTCAGACAGAATGTTCGTAACTTGAATATTGAGCATAAGTCTTCAAAAATGGCCTCAGTGGTAACCTTAAGTCTGGGTGTGGCAACTTTGGTTCCGGATCGGGACAGTAATCCTAATCTGCTCCTGCAGGCGGCAGATCGGGCGCTTTATCAGGCTAAAGGGAACGGCCGTGACCGAGTGGAGCGAAATCTGGAGGAATAG